In the genome of Dermacentor silvarum isolate Dsil-2018 chromosome 1, BIME_Dsil_1.4, whole genome shotgun sequence, one region contains:
- the LOC119436674 gene encoding cytochrome P450 4c3-like isoform X1, giving the protein MTSKMSWHLASSGVLELASSFLKGAALILVSTLLFVGVIAWIARLIKWKTFKHLQHLPHRKEQVPFQGLWILFKSCSPPDSPIRFSTMLFAGICGLHARFQRYGRHLVYIGFTPLLTVYKAEYLEEILSNNKLLSKGRQYKLLHSWLGTGLLTSTGDKWRSRRRLFTPAFHFKILEDFSSTINAQSFILCNKLTKLSKYGANFDVVPAVTLCTLDIICETIMGSSISAQSNEKSPYVTAVNRLGELFLERSMRPLWRPDFIYKLTAAGREYYRCINVLHSFTRKVISERKMELEAEVNKGTLRLDSSSESEARANRRRPFLDLLIVEHLKNNKYITEEDIREEVDTFMFEGHDTTAVGISWALFLIGHHPEEQHKIHEELDFIFGDDRERYVCFEDLKQMKYLECALKEAQRIYPSVPLIARTCEEPFKIDGAILPTGTVVQMSAYFLHRNPEVFPKPEEFHPERFFPENLKGRHPFAYLPFSAGPRNCIGQRFALAEEKIVIANILRHFTIKSLDQRDQVELVSEMVLRPRSGLRIQFTPR; this is encoded by the exons ATGACATCGAAGATGAGCTGGCATCTGGCGTCAAGCGGTGTCCTTGAACTCGCATCCAGCTTTCTCAAAGGCGCTGCATTGATTCTCGTCAGTACTCTTCTATTCGTTGGAGTCATCGCCTGGATTGCCCGATTGATAAAATGGAAAACATTCAAGCACCTCCAACACTTGCCACACCGTAAAGAACAGGTGCCTTTTCAAGGCTTGTGGATCCTTTTCAAGTCCTGCTCACCGCCCGACTCGCCTATCAGGTTTAGCACAA TGCTTTTTGCCGGAATTTGTGGATTACATGCGCGATTCCAGAGGTATGGCAGGCACCTTGTCTACATAGGATTCACCCCTCTGCTCACCGTGTACAAAGCCGAGTATTTAGAG gaaataCTTTCAAACAACAAACTTTTGTCAAAGGGCCGTCAATATAAACTTCTCCACAGTTGGCTTGGAACTGGCTTGCTCACGAG TACAGGAGACAAGTGGCGCTCCCGGAGGCGGCTATTCACACCCGCATTTCATTTTAAGATACTGGAGGACTTCTCATCCACAATTAATGCCCAGTCCTTCATTCTCTGCAATAAACTGACAAAGCTTTCGAAGTATGGAGCAAACTTTGACGTCGTTCCCGCGGTCACCCTTTGCACTTTGGACATCATTTGTG AAACCATTATGGGATCATCCATATCAGCTCAGAGCAATGAGAAAAGTCCATATGTTACTGCTGTTAACAG GCTTGGTGAGCTATTTTTGGAGAGATCAATGAGGCCTTTATGGCGACCTGACTTTATATACAAGCTTACAGCTGCTGGACGGGAGTACTACCGATGTATTAATGTGCTGCACTCGTTCACACGAAAG GTCATTTCAGAGAGAAAAATGGAGTTGGAAGCTGAAGTCAACAAAGGCACCCTAAGGCTCGACAGCTCTAGCGAGTCTGAAGCTAGGGCCAACAGGAGAAGACCTTTTTTGGATCTTCTCATTGTCGAACATCTCAAGAACAACAAATACATCACTGAAGAAGATATCCGAGAAGAAGTGGACACCTTTATGTTTGAG GGTCACGATACAACAGCGGTGGGGATAAGCTGGGCACTTTTCCTTATAGGCCATCATCCAGAGGAACAACACAAGATTCACGAGGAACTGGATTTTATCTTTGGTGACGACAGAGAGCGTTATGTATGTTTTGAAGATCTGAAGCAGATGAAGTACCTCGAGTGCGCTCTCAAG GAAGCTCAGCGTATTTACCCGTCTGTGCCACTAATAGCTAGGACATGCGAAGAACCATTCAAAATAG ATGGAGCCATCCTTCCTACCGGAACAGTAGTGCAAATGTCAGCCTATTTCTTACACCGGAATCCTGAAGTTTTTCCTAAGCCGGAAGAATTCCACCCGGAGAGGTTCTTCCCGGAAAACTTGAAAGGAAGGCACCCGTTCGCTTATCTTCCATTTTCAGCGGGACCCCGGAACTGCATCG